The DNA window CCACCCACCGATGCCTCTTCCTCGGGCCGGATCGAGATGGCGACCTTGCCCGCCGGGATCGACTCGGAGAGCGACACCGACGCCTCGGACAGCGTCACGAACATCTCGGACGTGATGAGCTGCTTCGCCGAGATCGGGCCGGCTGTGAGGCGGGCCTCGAGGGCGGCCTGCAGGTTCTGCGGGTTGTTGTCGCAGAGCGTCTGGTCGTCACCGGGGTCGACGACGCCGAAGCAGAGGATGGTGGAGCCCTCGAATGCGACGTCCTCGGCGAGGGCCGTGCCCTCTTCGATGAAGTCTGGGATGGTCAGCGTCTCGCCAGCCGTCCCCGCAGGGATGAACTGTGCTGCACGATAGACGCGCACCTCGCGCAGGCCCTCACGGAGGTCACCTTCGACACCCGAGAGGTACTGCCATATCGAGAACGCAGACACAGCGGCGAGCGCCAATGCCACCACGAGGACGATCGTTCGTTTGCCCATTTCAGTTGGCCCTTCCGGTCAGAGATACACGCGCACCACACGACGGTGTCTCGACGACCTCGGATGTCCGGGCCAGCAGCGAGTAATGGCAGACCGGAAGACCGGCCGGGCCGCTAGTTGCGGCCGATGCCTTTCTCTTTGAGCTCCTGGAGGATTGCCTCCAGGGACGCGTCGGCACTGAATGAAGGTTCGGGGGCAGCTTCTTCTTCACGTTGAAACTCCCGCCGCTTCGGGCGTGCCGGCTGAGTACTGCGTTTGTCGTTCCACGTCGAGCGTTCCTCCCATTCGGGGAGTGCCTGTTTGATGGACAGGCTCACTCGACGTCTGTCGGCATCGATCTCGGTCACCTTTACACGGACTTGTTGCCCGATCGAAAGTTCCAACTCCGGGCTCTCGACGTGGTGAACGGCTATCTCGGACACGTGGACTAGTCCCTCGACGCCTTCACCGACGGAGACGAAGGAGCCGAATGGAACGGTCTTGGTGACCATGCCGTCGATGATCGAGCCGACCTCTACATCTCTGGCGAACTCGTCCCACGGATCCTCACGGGTTTGGCGGATCGAGAGCGAGATGCGCTCTCGGTCGCGGTCGACCTCGAGGACGCGAACCTGGACCTCGTCGCCGACGTTGACGACCTCGCCGGGGTGGCTGACGTGCTGCCAGGACAACTCGCTCACGTGGACGAGACCGTCCATCCCGCCGAGGTCGACGAATGCGCCGAAGTTGACGACGGAGGACACGACCCCGGGGCGGATGTCCCCGGGCTCGAGGTCGGCGAGGAACGCCTGGCGCTGCTCGGCCTGCGCCTCTTCGAGGTAGGCACGTCTCGAGAGCACGACGTTGTTGCGGT is part of the Acidimicrobiia bacterium genome and encodes:
- the rpsA gene encoding 30S ribosomal protein S1, which gives rise to MTAPRDIGDVADELSEDDFAEAVDRTVFQFNEGDIVAGRVVRVDPDEVLVDIGYKSEGVIPSNELSIRNTANPSDVVAVGDELEALVLQKEDESGRLVLSKKRAQYERAWGRIEQVMNEGGTVSGPVIEVVKGGLIVDIGLRGFLPASLVDLRRVRDLNPYVGEAIEAKVIELDKNRNNVVLSRRAYLEEAQAEQRQAFLADLEPGDIRPGVVSSVVNFGAFVDLGGMDGLVHVSELSWQHVSHPGEVVNVGDEVQVRVLEVDRDRERISLSIRQTREDPWDEFARDVEVGSIIDGMVTKTVPFGSFVSVGEGVEGLVHVSEIAVHHVESPELELSIGQQVRVKVTEIDADRRRVSLSIKQALPEWEERSTWNDKRSTQPARPKRREFQREEEAAPEPSFSADASLEAILQELKEKGIGRN